The Streptomyces sp. TLI_105 DNA segment TCGGCCCCCGGCGAGGGCGGTGTCATCAACCTGCCCGGCCTGATCGTCGTGCTGCTCGCCATGGTGTTCCTGCTCGGTGGCGCCCGCGAGTCCGCCGTGGTCAACACGATCATGGTCGTGGTGAAGATCGCCGCCCTCGCGCTCTTCTGCGCGATCGGCTTCATGGGCTTCAAGTCCGGCAACTACAAGGACTTCATGCCGCTCGGCATGACCGGTGTCGGCGCCGCGAGCGCCAGCCTCTTCTTCTCGTACATCGGTTTCGACGCCGCCTCCACGGCCGGCGAGGAGGCGAAGAACCCCAAGCGCGACCTGCCCCGCGCGATCATGCTCTCGCTGCTCATCGTCACCGCCCTCTACGTCCTGGTCGCCGCCGTCGCGGTCGGCGCGTGGAACTGGAAGGAGTTCGAGGGCTCCGAGGCCACGCTCGCGGCGATCATGAACGACGTCACCGGGCAGACCTTCTGGGGCACCATGCTCGCCGCCGGCGCGGTCATCTCCATCGCCAGCGTCGTCCTCACCGTGCTCTACGGCCAGACCCGCATCCTCTTCGCGATGTCCCGCGACGGCCTGGTCCCCAAGGTCTTCGGCAAGGTCAGCGGCAAGACCGGCACCCCGCGCATCAACACGGTCATCGTCTCGCTCTTCTGCGCCGTCCTCGCGTCGGTCGTCCCGCTCTACAAGCTCGTCGACGCCACCAGCATCGGCACGCTCTTCGCCTTCGGCCTGGTCAACATCGCGGTCATCGTGCTCCGCCGCACCCGCCCGGACATGCCGCGCACCTTCAAGGTGGCCCTCGGCCCGGTCTTCCCGATCCTCGGCCTGGGCTTCTGCGTGTACAACATGTTCGGCCTCGACGCCGTCACCTGGGTGGTCTTCGGTTGCTGGATGGCCGCCGGGCTCGTGTTCTACTTCCTGTACGGCATGCGCCGCTCCCGACTGGCCACGGCCCCGGCCCTGGCAGAGGCTCCAGCAGAGAAGTGATCCACCCGTAGTGCGACTCAACGACCTCGACGAACGCATCGTCCACGCCCTCGCGGAAGACGCCCGCCGCAGCTACGCCGACATCGGCTCGCTCGTCGGACTCTCCGCCCCCGCCGTGAAGCGGCGCGTGGACCGCCTCCGGGCCGAGGGAGCCATCACCGGCTTCACCGTCCGGGTGGACCCCGCGGCGCTCGGCTGGGAGACCGAGGGCTTCGTCGAGATCTACTGCCGCCACAACACCTCGCCGGAGGACATCCGGCGGGGTCTGGAGCGGTACCCCGAGGTGGTGTCCGCGTCGACCGTCACCGGTGACGCGGACGCCGTCGTCCAGGTCTTCGCCTCGGACATGCGCCACTTCGAGCGCGTCCTGGAGCGCATCGCGGGCGAGCCCTTCGTGGAGCGCACCAAGTCCGTCCTGGTGCTCTCGCCGCTGCTGCGGCGCTTCTCCTCGGGCTCGCCGGCGTAGCGGTGTGCGGCCGGGGGCGGTGCGGGCCGTGGTTCCCGCACCGCCCCTTCGCCCCGCCTACCCCCGTGGGGCGGTCTATTCGGTCGGGTAGTCGAGCTGCCAGGGCAGCACCTTGAAGTCGCCGGTGCCGGGCAGCACCTTCTCGAACGGGGCAGAGCTCAGGCACGGCGGAACCTCCAGGTTCGTCTCGCGCCCCACCCAGCTGTAGCCCAGCCGGTCCTGCTTGCCGAGGTCGTGGACGGAGACCCCGACCCGCTTGCCCATGCGGTCCTTCAGGTCGGTTTCGACGATGACACCCGTCACGACGGCCATCTTGCCGCCGGTGACCAGACAGTCGACCTTTGCCACCGCGTACCCGCCCTTGACGCCGGGCTTGTAGTGGCTGAACCGGAAGGTGCCCGTCGCGGCCTGCGGGTCCTTGTTGTCCTTCGCCGCCAGATGCGCGTCGAAGCTGAACGTGATGTCGTCCCCGGCCGGCCGGTACAGCTTGGCGGTGCCGGTCAGCGCGGCGGCTTCCCGGGCCGTGTGCGTCCCGTGCCCGCCCTCTCCTCCCGAGGCGATGGCGACACCCCCCGCCCCCAGGGTGAGCAGCACCGCGGCGGCTACG contains these protein-coding regions:
- a CDS encoding Repetin, with translation MNRRTKIVAVAAAVLLTLGAGGVAIASGGEGGHGTHTAREAAALTGTAKLYRPAGDDITFSFDAHLAAKDNKDPQAATGTFRFSHYKPGVKGGYAVAKVDCLVTGGKMAVVTGVIVETDLKDRMGKRVGVSVHDLGKQDRLGYSWVGRETNLEVPPCLSSAPFEKVLPGTGDFKVLPWQLDYPTE
- a CDS encoding Lrp/AsnC family transcriptional regulator yields the protein MRLNDLDERIVHALAEDARRSYADIGSLVGLSAPAVKRRVDRLRAEGAITGFTVRVDPAALGWETEGFVEIYCRHNTSPEDIRRGLERYPEVVSASTVTGDADAVVQVFASDMRHFERVLERIAGEPFVERTKSVLVLSPLLRRFSSGSPA
- a CDS encoding amino acid permease; amino-acid sequence: MLDHGAAPPAVDTTTPKTSVLGALVRRKPVERLVDEGGQGEGGSLRRSLSMWQLTMISIGATLGTGIFVVLGGAVPKAGPAVTIAFVIAGLTALFSALSYAELAGSIPVAGSSYSYAYATMGELVAWVCGWCLVLEYGVSVAAVAVGWGEYLNELLDGTIGVTIPDVLSSAPGEGGVINLPGLIVVLLAMVFLLGGARESAVVNTIMVVVKIAALALFCAIGFMGFKSGNYKDFMPLGMTGVGAASASLFFSYIGFDAASTAGEEAKNPKRDLPRAIMLSLLIVTALYVLVAAVAVGAWNWKEFEGSEATLAAIMNDVTGQTFWGTMLAAGAVISIASVVLTVLYGQTRILFAMSRDGLVPKVFGKVSGKTGTPRINTVIVSLFCAVLASVVPLYKLVDATSIGTLFAFGLVNIAVIVLRRTRPDMPRTFKVALGPVFPILGLGFCVYNMFGLDAVTWVVFGCWMAAGLVFYFLYGMRRSRLATAPALAEAPAEK